The DNA segment TTATACGATCACTTAGACAAAGATCAGTTAGAAATTGATACAATCAACTTCTCAGGCCCTCGATTTGCTCAAGTTGATAACAGATTGATGAGTTTGCAACTTGTAAAATTTGGAATGACAGATGCGGTAATGTTTACACCAGACGGACATAATATCCTTCCAGCAACCATGTTGTACAAAAAGAATATTTTGGCGTTGCGCGGAAGTTTCAGACCAGTGACTAAAGTCAATATGGATATGTACCAGAAATCGATGGATATGTTCCTAAAAGACAAAAAAGTTGATAAAGAAAATACTCTGGTAATTTTTGAAATCACGCTTTCCAACCTAGCTTTTGAAGGAGAAATTGATGAAGCTGATTTTATTGATCGAGCTGAATTGCTCTGTTCTCTAGGGCAAACCGTAATGATTTCGAACTTTAGAGAATACTATAAAGTTGTAGAATATTTTGCGAATTACACCAAGGAAAGAATGGTGCTCGCAATGGGTGTGAGCAATCTTGTTTATATTTTTGATGAGAAATACTACAGACACCTTAGCGGTGGAATTCTAGAGGCTTTTGGGAAATTATTCTACAGAGATCTAAAAGTATTCTTATATCCGATGCTGGACGAATCCGGAGAAATTATTACTTCTGAAAATCTAAAAGTTCATCCAAGATTAAAAGAACTTTATAAATTCTTTAAATTCAACGGAAAACTTGTAGATATTGAAAATCCTGATTCCACAATTCTAGGAGTATTTTCTAGAGATGTTTTAAAAATGATCAATAAAGGCGAAGCTGGATGGGAACAAATGCTACCTGAAGGAATTGCAAACTTGATAAAAGATAAAAAGCTTTTTGATTACGATCATAGTCGTTCATTAGAAGCTAAAAAATAATAAAATAGCGGTCACTAAGTTGACCGCTATTTTTTTTACTTTAAAATTTGAGCTGTATGTTCTTTGGTTTTGACTGCCGTAATTATATCTTCGATATTTCCGCTTTCGTCAATTACAAAAGTTGTGCGTTTTATTCCGTCAAAAGTTTTACCCATAAATTTCTTCTCACCCCAAACATCGTAGGCTTCCAAAATCTTTTTGTCTTCGTCGGCAATTAATGGAAAAGGCATCTCGTATTTATCTTTAAACTTAGCTTGACGTTCTTGACTATCAGCACTAATGCCTAGAATTCTATAATTCTTAGCCTCAAATTCCTGGTAGTTTTCTGATAGATTCTTGGCTTGTGCAGTGCAACCGGGTGTACTTGCTTTTGGAAAGAAGAAAATAACAAGTTTCTTTCCAATATAATCGTTCAGTTTATGAATATTACCGTCTTGATCCAGTCCTTCAAAATCTGGAGCCTTATCTCCTACCTTAAACTTTGTCATAATATGTATCTTTGCATTAAAGTTACGGCAAATATTTATGAATAAAAAAGAACGAGTTCAGTTTGTAATTGACCAATTAGATAGACTCTACCCTAACATTGAAGTACCGCTTGACCACAAAGACCCATATACTTTATTAATTGCAGTACTGCTTTCGGCACAGTGCACAGATATAAAAGTAAATCAGATAACACCATTATTGTTTGCGAAAGCTGATAATCCTTACGATATGGTAAAAATGTCCGTAGAAGAAATACGGGAAATAATTAAACCCTGTGGATTAAGTCCGATGAAATCGAAGGGGATTTTTGGTCTTTCAAAGATGATTATCGAACAATATGATGGTGAGGTTCCTGCAACGTATGAAGCACTAGAGTCTTTCCCTGCGGTAGGGCATAAAACGGCATCTGTTGTAATGTCCCAAGGGTTTGGTTTTCCAGCATTTCCTGTTGACACTCACATTCACCGTCTCATGTATCGATGGAATCTCACAAACGGAAAAAATGTCGAACAGACTGAGCGAGATGCCAAACGGCTATTTCCTATAGAAAAGTGGAATGATATCCACTTACAGATGATTTGGTATGGTAGACAATATTCTCCGGCAAGAGGTTGGGATTTAGAAAAAGATATTATTACAAGGACAATTGGAAGAAAATCAATTTTGGACGAATATTCTAAAAAAAAATCCTGAAATAGCTCAGGATTTTTTTTTAGTTTGCAATTAATTCAATATTCATTCTGCCCACTTTAACTACTTGTAGTGCTTGCGAATATGCAAGTAGAAACTTTATTGTACTATTCTTGGGCATTTTGCTTGAATTTACTGAAGATTTTTTAGAGTAAAGTTTAGCCATATCATTATGTTTTTTATTATAACGATATCTTTGAAACATTATTACTAGTTTGTCAAAACTATTTGATGCTTGTCAATAACTTTACGCATATTCATCAGCGCGTATCTCATTCTTCCTAAGGCAGTATTGATACTTACTCCGGTAAGTTCAGAAATTTCTCTAAAGCTCAAATCTTGATACATTCTCATCATCAACACTTCTTTTTGATCAGCTGGAAGCTCTTCGATAATTTTACGGATATCTTCTTCTACTTGCGAAGTGATAATCCTACTTTCGATATTAGGTACATTATCTGACATTATTGAGAAGATAGAAAATTCTTCGGTTTCTCGAAACATTGGCATCTTCTTGGTACCACGAAAATGATCAATTACCAAATTATGTGCAATTCGCATCACCCACGGTAGGAATTTACCTTCTTCATTGTAAGAATTTGATTTTAAAGTCTTAATAACTTTAATAAAGGTATCTTGAAAAATATCGTCAGAAAGATTTCTGTCAGAAATTTTTGAATAGATAAAACCGTATATTTTTGATTGATGTCTATTAATTAATATTTCTAATGATTTCTCGTCACCAGCAATATAATTCTTCACCAATAAAGCGTCAGTAGTTGTGTTAGTAGCCATAATAGTACCTTTTAATTTGGGTTGGTCATAAATTTTTAAAAGTACTTTTGCTGTATAGGCTGCTATTTTTTTAGAGTTTATATTAACCAAATTTAACATTATTAAACTTTAGTATCCAAACTTTTTTTAAAGTTTAACAAAAAAAGGACAATAACTATTTCAAAAGCGAAGTAGTCTTCACTAAATATTAGGATATTCTAGCGTTGACTTTTTAGTATCTTTGTGTAAAAACAAGGGCTTTTTACTATGCAGAAAGATTTTAGCAAGTTGGATCCAAAAACCAACATTATAATAAAAGGAGCAGAAATTCACAACCTCAAAAAATTAGATGTTGTAATTCCGAGGAACAAATTAGTAGTAATTACAGGGCTTTCCGGTTCTGGAAAATCTAGTCTAGCTTTTGACACCTTGTACGCCGAAGGACAGCGTCGATATGTAGAAAGTTTGTCATCCTATGCCCGTCAATTCCTTGGCAGACTAGACAAGCCAAAAGTTGAATATATAAAAGGAATCGCTCCGGCAATCGCAATTGAACAGAAAGTAAATACTACAAACGCTCGATCGACTGTAGGAACATCTACCGAAATCTACGATTATCTTAAGCTATTATACGCTCGTATTGGCAAGACAATTTCTCCAATTTCTGGACAAGAAGTCAAAAAAGACACGGTCACAGATGTGGTTAAGAAAGTGTCTGAGTTTGAAATAGGCTCACGGTGGTTATTACTAGCGCCAATAGTTTTAGAAAAAGACAGACCTCTTGAAGACAAGCTAAAGGCATTGTTACAGCAAGGATTTGCGAGAATTTTAGTAGACAACGAAACCGTTCGATTGGATGAAATTGCAGATATTAAATTTGCCAAAAAAGAAATTCTGTTAATTGTTGATCGAATTGTTGTGGCCGACGATGAAGCATTTTTTAATAGATTGGCAGATTCTGTACAAGTGGCTTTTTATGAAGGAAAAGGTATTTGCTACCTTCAAGAAGTTGATGCTAAGAATCGTATAGAATTCAGCAGTAATTTTGATTTAGATGGCATTAGTTTTCTTGAACCAAATGTTCACCTTTTTAGTTTTAATAATCCTTATGGTGCTTGTCCAGTATGTCAAGGATATGGAAATATTATTGGAATTGATGCAGAATTGGTCATTCCAAATACGTCATTGAGTATTTACGAAAATGCTATTTTTCCGTGGCGTGGCGAATCAATGAGTTACTACAGAGATGAATTAGTTAAAAATTCACACCGTTTTGACTTTCCAATCCACAAACCATATTTTGAACTTTCTGATGAGCACAAAGCATTACTGTGGACAGGAAATAGTTATTTTACCGGTCTAAATGATTTTTTTAAGGAATTAGAATCAAAAAACTACAAAATTCAGAATCGCGTTATGCTATCGCGTTATCGCGGAAAAACAAAATGTTATTCTTGTCTTGGGCGACGACTGAGAGTTGAAGCAAATTATGTTAAAGTTGGCGACAAAACTATTTCTGAATTGGTCGATTTGTCCATCAAAAAGATTATTCCATTTTTTCAAGAATTAACATTAAGCGAGCACGACGCAATTATTGCAAAACGTTTGCTGATTGAAATAAATAACCGACTGTCATTCCTTTCTCAAGTTGGTCTGGACTATTTGACCATAAATAGAAACTCTGCAACCTTATCTGGTGGAGAATCTCAAAGAATAAATTTGGCAACTTCTCTAGGTAGTAGCCTTGTAGGGTCGATGTATATTCTTGATGAGCCAAGTATTGGATTGCATCCAAAAGATACTGAGCGCTTGATAAAGGTGCTAATTGCGCTTCGTGAACTTGGTAATACCGTAATTGTAGTAGAGCACGACGAAGATATTATGAAGGCGGCAGATATGATTATTGATATTGGACCAGAAGCTGGAACTTACGGTGGTGAACTTGTTGCGCAAGGAACTTATGATGAAATCTTGCGATCAGACTCGTTAACCTCCAAATATTTAAATGGTGACCTAAAGATTGAAGTTCCAAGAATTAGACGGAAAAGCGATGCTTATATCGAAATTCTTGGTGCTAGAGAAAATAACTTAAAGAATATTGATGTTCGTTTCCCTCTTGAAATGCTTACGGTAATTACTGGAGTATCTGGAAGTGGGAAAAGTACTTTGGTTAAGAAAATTCTTTTTCCGGCGATGCAAAAACATCTCGATGGACCTGGCGAAAAAAGCGGACAGTTTACAGAAATGCGCGGCCATTACCATAAAATTAGACATATTGAATATGTAGATCAGAATCCAATTGGAAGAAGTTCGAGGTCAAATCCTGTGACATATATTAAAGCTTATGACGACATTCGTGACTTATTTTCGAAAGAGAAGCTTTCGAAAATTCGCGGATATCAACCAAAACATTTCTCTTTTAACGTTGATGGCGGTCGTTGCGAAACGTGCAAAGGCGAAGGTTCAATTAATGTGGAAATGGTTTTTATGGCCGATGTGCAGTTGCCGTGCGATGATTGTGGAGGGAAAAGATTCAAAAAAGATGTATTGGAAGTTCGATTTGAAGGAAAAAACATAGACGACATTCTAACGATGACCGTTGACGATGCTGTAGAATTTTTTACAGAAACCAAACAAACTAAAATAATGCAAAAGCTTCAACCCTTGCAAGATGTTGGTCTTGGATACGTACAATTAGGTCAGTCCTCCTCCACTCTGTCTGGCGGGGAAGCACAACGTATCAAACTGGCAACTTTTCTAGTAAAAGGAGTTACAAAGGAGAAAGCTTTATTTGTTTTTGATGAGCCAACCACTGGTTTACATTTTCATGATATCAAAAAACTACTGGCCTCATTTGAAGCTTTAATCGATAAAGGACATTCAATTATTGTAATCGAACACAATCTTGATCTAATTAAATGTGCCGATTATATTATTGATATCGGTCCCGAAGGTGGAGAAAATGGCGGTTTTGTGCTTGCTACTGGAACCCCAGAAGAAGTAGCTAGAAATAAGAAATCAATCACTGGACAATACTTAAAAGAGAAACTTTAAACATCTCTTTATTTAATTTTTCGAGGCAGAATAAATTTAAAAATTTGATCTATCACCTGATTAATTTCGGGTGATATTTTTAGATAGTAATTTATAAATCCAAAGAAAACAGTCAAAATGGTCGACTTTAAAATAATATTAATAATGGGGTGTAAATTAAAATCCCAAAAATAGAAAACTCCAAAGCTTAGCAGTAATATGCCAAACGATTTGAGTGTCTCAACAGTAAATGGAAATAATTTCATCTGGAAAACTACAAAAAGTAATTTGGCAAGACTATAAAGTAAAATTGCTGATAATGTAGCAATTGCTGCACCGATAATTCCGTACAATGGAATTAGAATCATATTCAAAGTAATCGCAAAAAACGCAAGCAAAAGTCCCAGCATCAACACAATTTTATAGTATTTTGAATTAAAGATAATTGCATTATTATTCCCTAATATTAAATCTAAATATTTTGAAAAACCAATTAGAAATACAACAGTAATTCCGCCAGAATATTCAATTGGTAAGAGTGAATAGACAGATTTGATATTTATCAAAATTCCCAATAAAACATATCCTCCAACGATCTGAAGCGTAATAGAGGTTTTTTTGTAAAGTAGATTAAGCTCGTCGTATTTGTTCTCGCTCATCAACTTTGCAGTGATTGGATAAGTTATTTGATGCATCGCACGACTAGGTACCGAAATCACGGTGGCGATAAAAATTGCAACAGAATAAAATGCAATGTTGTCAATGTTAATGTATTGTCCGAGCATAAATTTGTCGATATCCAAAAGTAAAACTGCCACACTGCCCGATAGAATTATAAAGATAGAATAGGTAATAATCTGGCCTTTATTTTTTGGAAAATTAAAATTTAAAGACAATCGCTTGACGCGAATGGCAAAATACAGCATCAGCAGAGTTGTAGCCAAATAAATTGCTACCGTAATATAAATAAACTGCTCAACGGTGATGTAGTCGAAATAAACGGCAAAGAGAAATATCGAAATTAAAACCCTTAAAAAAACTTCTTTAATAAAATTCCCTAAAACTGATTTCATATTGACTTTGACCCAAGCATAAAAAATCTCAAAATAACCCATACAAAGTCCGATGATTGGCACAAGCCAAACGTAATCGTATATGATAGGATTTTCTACGGACAATGATTGTGCTATTTGCTTATAAAAAAATAACAGAATTAGAGAGAGCGGAATAATTGTGAGCAGCGGTAATAGCAGAACGAATGATAAAAATTGTGACTTTTGAAGGTCAGACTCGTAGGTGGAATAAAACTTCACTAATGTATTATGAACGCCAAAAGCCATTAAAGGCATAATTATATTGGCCGAAGAAAGCAGAAAACCGGTAAGTCCGTAGAAAGTTTTTCCTAGAAATTCTGGATACATAAAAAGTGCATTTACCGCACCGATTGCAAATCCTATATAGGTAATTATAGTATTTTTTATCGATTGATTTATGACGATGCCCATTCTACTTCTTTAAAATTTGTGCCAATTGAGAAGTCAAATTTTTTCTAGAATATTTCTGTAATCCCACCGCATTTGACTTTAAATTTCCTTGAAGATATTGTGTATAATATGCTAAAATAGTTTCTTTCAATTTATCTTTTTCGTCGTAATTGATAAAAACACCCGTGTTGGTTTCTGTAATGATTTCGGCAAAATCAGACATATCGGGTCCAATTCCGATAACCGGCCTGCCCGATACCATATATTCGAAAATTTTTCCTGGAATAATTCCATTCGTTTCTTCCGAGTCAATTTCGATTAAAAGCAAGACTTGCGCAGCTCTTTGTTCGGCAACAGCCTCCTTATGCGCCAAATATCCCAAATTGTTTAGGAATTTTGTCAAACCAAATTCATCAATATTAGCCAGAATAATAGGACTAACTGCTCCCGCCAATTTTAATTCAAAATTATCAGCGAAGCCAGGTTCTTCCTTGATTAGCTCTTTCAAAGCTTTCCATAATATACGCGGATTACGTTCAGAAAGAAAAGATCCAATATGCGCCAAAGAAAATTTTGTATCCAATGCTTTCTTCTGAACTTTTTCAGCGTCATAGCCATTTGTAATGATTTCGATTGGCTTGGAAGTAATCTTCGAAAATTCAACTTTCGTAGTTCTAGAAGTTACAATTACAGAATCGGCAGTATTAAGTACTTCTTTTTCTAAGGAAATATGGCGCTGCTGCGATTGTGCCGTTAATTTTAAAGACTTATGATACCCAATGGTAGTCCACGGATCTCTAAAATCTGCAATCCAAGTAATATTATTCAACTTTTTAAGCCCAAGACCAATTAGATGAACACTGTGAGGTGGTCCAGTTGAAATTATAGTTTCAATCTTATTCTCCTTAATATATTTATCTAAATAAGTAATTGACGGCTTCACCCAGAATACCCGGGCATCTGGAATAAATAAATTTCCCCGAATCCATAATGATGCCCTTTCAAAGAATGATTGCTTTCGCTGATGCGGAATAATTCCTTTGCTAATCTTCTTGATATTGCCACTACCGAAGATTGAAGCTATTCTGTAAGGTTCAAAAATTCGCTTACGCAAAATTGTTGCCTGTTTTGAAACATCATTTTCAAGATCTGAATCGAGAATTGGATAAGTCGGATTTTCGGGAATATAAACGATTGGTTCAATATCGAAATCTGGCAGATATTTGACAAATTTCAACCATCGCTGTACACCCGGTCCCCCTGCAGGCGGCCAGTAGTAAGTGATGATCAAAACTTTCTTTCTCTCTTTTTTCAAATTTAAAATCTGTTATTCTGTCTCTTCAAATGTATCTGACTCTTCTTTTCTAAAGAAAAATTCATAGTAAATTCCACCAACTATCAATAATAATATCCCTAACGAACTTACCAGCGAAATCATACTTCCAGTTTTAACCACTTGCGGCTCAAAACTAAATTCAATTGTATGATTTCCTTTCGGAATTTCCAATGCTCTTAAAGTGTAATCTACTCGAATATGATCAACTTCTTTTCCATCAATTCTCGCTTGCCATCCCTGCGGATAATAAATTTCAGAGAAAACCGCAAGACCGTTATTTGCATTGTTCGAAGTGTATTTTAAATAATTAGGTTTATACACTTGCAATTCAATTTTAGCAAGGCTGTCTTTTGAGAAATTTGACGACTTCAAAGATGGAAATTCAGAAGTATTGACGATTGCCTCTTCCAAACTATTAAATTCATCCAGCGCCTTCATTTCTTGGTCTGCAGTCGTTACTTTATTCACTTTCGAGACAAACCACGCGTTTCCGTTAGCGTCAGGATTAACGGCAGGAAATTCCTGTCCTTTTTCATCCACCTGAATCACATACTTTGTATTCAGCATATTCAGGATTTCAAAATTATTTTTTGCAATTTGGTAATCAAACAATTGCTCAATTCTTCGTGGACGCACTGCACTATAACCAGAAAGTGATTTATGGAAATAAGAAGTTCGAGCCTTTAATCTACCTTGAACTTCAAAAACTCTGTAATGTGAAGTATCTTTTAGAATTTCAAGATCTGCTGCTGTCGGCTGGAAAGGCTCTTCGACTTGTCTTGCTGCTACAAAGCTGCTGCTGTCAACATATTTTTTATCTACAAAAAATAAATCGGCAATCATAAAAACGCCAACCAAAATAACTGCTGTGGTTTGCGAAAAACGCTTTAAACTGTGTAAATAAAGGATTAGTCCAGCAACTATTATAAAGAACCCACTTCTTAAAAGATCGGCAGAATACATTGTTTTTCGGTCATTTTTAAGTGCGCTAACAAAGTCTGGACCGAAATTTTGAGCATATGCACCGTCATTGGAACCGTTGAAATTAAAGAAACCTTTTATTAAAAATAAAAATAAAATCAATCCCAAACTAATTGCAGTTGTTTTCCAAAGAGCATTCCATCGCTTGGCTTCGTCTTCTTCCTTAAAATAAGCCGAAAGTCCAATGATTGCTATTGCTGGCATACACAATTCGAGAATTACTTGGATTGAAGATACCGCTCTAAATTTATCGTAAAAAGGGACATAATGAATAAAAAAATCGGTAACAAGCGCGAA comes from the Flavobacterium ardleyense genome and includes:
- a CDS encoding TonB-dependent receptor, whose product is MNTENSLKGDRIIAQVPSLADKTLRINLNTNIYGTFAEIGAGQETVRHFFRSGGSARTIAKAMSAYDKDFSDDIYGIEEDGRYVTESRLKKMLSHEVDLMESRLSREKHPTKIFFSYANTVATIDFAKQFKGHGWVGIRYQLDPEEDYNEISLHIQFKETDTKLQQETLGTLGVNLIYGAFYKYRDPKVLISYLYDHLDKDQLEIDTINFSGPRFAQVDNRLMSLQLVKFGMTDAVMFTPDGHNILPATMLYKKNILALRGSFRPVTKVNMDMYQKSMDMFLKDKKVDKENTLVIFEITLSNLAFEGEIDEADFIDRAELLCSLGQTVMISNFREYYKVVEYFANYTKERMVLAMGVSNLVYIFDEKYYRHLSGGILEAFGKLFYRDLKVFLYPMLDESGEIITSENLKVHPRLKELYKFFKFNGKLVDIENPDSTILGVFSRDVLKMINKGEAGWEQMLPEGIANLIKDKKLFDYDHSRSLEAKK
- a CDS encoding glycosyltransferase family 4 protein — protein: MKKERKKVLIITYYWPPAGGPGVQRWLKFVKYLPDFDIEPIVYIPENPTYPILDSDLENDVSKQATILRKRIFEPYRIASIFGSGNIKKISKGIIPHQRKQSFFERASLWIRGNLFIPDARVFWVKPSITYLDKYIKENKIETIISTGPPHSVHLIGLGLKKLNNITWIADFRDPWTTIGYHKSLKLTAQSQQRHISLEKEVLNTADSVIVTSRTTKVEFSKITSKPIEIITNGYDAEKVQKKALDTKFSLAHIGSFLSERNPRILWKALKELIKEEPGFADNFELKLAGAVSPIILANIDEFGLTKFLNNLGYLAHKEAVAEQRAAQVLLLIEIDSEETNGIIPGKIFEYMVSGRPVIGIGPDMSDFAEIITETNTGVFINYDEKDKLKETILAYYTQYLQGNLKSNAVGLQKYSRKNLTSQLAQILKK
- the uvrA gene encoding excinuclease ABC subunit UvrA, whose amino-acid sequence is MQKDFSKLDPKTNIIIKGAEIHNLKKLDVVIPRNKLVVITGLSGSGKSSLAFDTLYAEGQRRYVESLSSYARQFLGRLDKPKVEYIKGIAPAIAIEQKVNTTNARSTVGTSTEIYDYLKLLYARIGKTISPISGQEVKKDTVTDVVKKVSEFEIGSRWLLLAPIVLEKDRPLEDKLKALLQQGFARILVDNETVRLDEIADIKFAKKEILLIVDRIVVADDEAFFNRLADSVQVAFYEGKGICYLQEVDAKNRIEFSSNFDLDGISFLEPNVHLFSFNNPYGACPVCQGYGNIIGIDAELVIPNTSLSIYENAIFPWRGESMSYYRDELVKNSHRFDFPIHKPYFELSDEHKALLWTGNSYFTGLNDFFKELESKNYKIQNRVMLSRYRGKTKCYSCLGRRLRVEANYVKVGDKTISELVDLSIKKIIPFFQELTLSEHDAIIAKRLLIEINNRLSFLSQVGLDYLTINRNSATLSGGESQRINLATSLGSSLVGSMYILDEPSIGLHPKDTERLIKVLIALRELGNTVIVVEHDEDIMKAADMIIDIGPEAGTYGGELVAQGTYDEILRSDSLTSKYLNGDLKIEVPRIRRKSDAYIEILGARENNLKNIDVRFPLEMLTVITGVSGSGKSTLVKKILFPAMQKHLDGPGEKSGQFTEMRGHYHKIRHIEYVDQNPIGRSSRSNPVTYIKAYDDIRDLFSKEKLSKIRGYQPKHFSFNVDGGRCETCKGEGSINVEMVFMADVQLPCDDCGGKRFKKDVLEVRFEGKNIDDILTMTVDDAVEFFTETKQTKIMQKLQPLQDVGLGYVQLGQSSSTLSGGEAQRIKLATFLVKGVTKEKALFVFDEPTTGLHFHDIKKLLASFEALIDKGHSIIVIEHNLDLIKCADYIIDIGPEGGENGGFVLATGTPEEVARNKKSITGQYLKEKL
- a CDS encoding RNA polymerase sigma factor, which encodes MATNTTTDALLVKNYIAGDEKSLEILINRHQSKIYGFIYSKISDRNLSDDIFQDTFIKVIKTLKSNSYNEEGKFLPWVMRIAHNLVIDHFRGTKKMPMFRETEEFSIFSIMSDNVPNIESRIITSQVEEDIRKIIEELPADQKEVLMMRMYQDLSFREISELTGVSINTALGRMRYALMNMRKVIDKHQIVLTN
- a CDS encoding endonuclease III domain-containing protein; its protein translation is MNKKERVQFVIDQLDRLYPNIEVPLDHKDPYTLLIAVLLSAQCTDIKVNQITPLLFAKADNPYDMVKMSVEEIREIIKPCGLSPMKSKGIFGLSKMIIEQYDGEVPATYEALESFPAVGHKTASVVMSQGFGFPAFPVDTHIHRLMYRWNLTNGKNVEQTERDAKRLFPIEKWNDIHLQMIWYGRQYSPARGWDLEKDIITRTIGRKSILDEYSKKKS
- a CDS encoding YfhO family protein; this encodes MKSISKFYPHLAAIAGFIIIALLYFYPVLQGKQIFQSDIVQYTGMAKEQNDFRASENQEPFWTNSAFGGMPTYQLGANYPHNYVKKLDSIIRFLPRPADYLFLYFIGFYVLLIVLKINPLKAFIGALAFGLSTYMVIILGVGHNAKAHAIGYMPLVLAGVLLVYRKRYILGGLLTMVAAALEINANHFQMTYYLLFLLLIIGIYYTYIFIKEKDFKTLGFTLATFGIAAIFAIGSNATGLLATAEYADFSMRAKSELTFNPDGSKNTTTAAMDYGYITEYSYGLAESFNLIAPRLFGGSNSEKLGEDSDVYDYLIGAGASEGQAREFISGLPTYWGDQPIVAAPAYIGAIVFFLAVLAFFVDNKKIKYLLLAGALLSLILSWGKNFALVTDFFIHYVPFYDKFRAVSSIQVILELCMPAIAIIGLSAYFKEEDEAKRWNALWKTTAISLGLILFLFLIKGFFNFNGSNDGAYAQNFGPDFVSALKNDRKTMYSADLLRSGFFIIVAGLILYLHSLKRFSQTTAVILVGVFMIADLFFVDKKYVDSSSFVAARQVEEPFQPTAADLEILKDTSHYRVFEVQGRLKARTSYFHKSLSGYSAVRPRRIEQLFDYQIAKNNFEILNMLNTKYVIQVDEKGQEFPAVNPDANGNAWFVSKVNKVTTADQEMKALDEFNSLEEAIVNTSEFPSLKSSNFSKDSLAKIELQVYKPNYLKYTSNNANNGLAVFSEIYYPQGWQARIDGKEVDHIRVDYTLRALEIPKGNHTIEFSFEPQVVKTGSMISLVSSLGILLLIVGGIYYEFFFRKEESDTFEETE
- the bcp gene encoding thioredoxin-dependent thiol peroxidase; the encoded protein is MTKFKVGDKAPDFEGLDQDGNIHKLNDYIGKKLVIFFFPKASTPGCTAQAKNLSENYQEFEAKNYRILGISADSQERQAKFKDKYEMPFPLIADEDKKILEAYDVWGEKKFMGKTFDGIKRTTFVIDESGNIEDIITAVKTKEHTAQILK
- a CDS encoding lipopolysaccharide biosynthesis protein — translated: MGIVINQSIKNTIITYIGFAIGAVNALFMYPEFLGKTFYGLTGFLLSSANIIMPLMAFGVHNTLVKFYSTYESDLQKSQFLSFVLLLPLLTIIPLSLILLFFYKQIAQSLSVENPIIYDYVWLVPIIGLCMGYFEIFYAWVKVNMKSVLGNFIKEVFLRVLISIFLFAVYFDYITVEQFIYITVAIYLATTLLMLYFAIRVKRLSLNFNFPKNKGQIITYSIFIILSGSVAVLLLDIDKFMLGQYINIDNIAFYSVAIFIATVISVPSRAMHQITYPITAKLMSENKYDELNLLYKKTSITLQIVGGYVLLGILINIKSVYSLLPIEYSGGITVVFLIGFSKYLDLILGNNNAIIFNSKYYKIVLMLGLLLAFFAITLNMILIPLYGIIGAAIATLSAILLYSLAKLLFVVFQMKLFPFTVETLKSFGILLLSFGVFYFWDFNLHPIINIILKSTILTVFFGFINYYLKISPEINQVIDQIFKFILPRKIK